From a region of the Panicum virgatum strain AP13 chromosome 2K, P.virgatum_v5, whole genome shotgun sequence genome:
- the LOC120672297 gene encoding geraniol 8-hydroxylase-like has protein sequence MAFFVVCISSLLIISISWYVFQLLAARRRKLPPGPTPLPFIGNLLDVASELPHRSLARLARRHGPLMTVRLGTLVAVVASSPSTAREVLQTHNGSLTGRSPPDAWLALGHAANSVFVLPPGRMWRALRRIGTEHLLSARQLDSTRLRPVLRDAVLDLVRRVSGMAAAGRPVEVGRAAFAAMMDLQWRAMFSAGLDDAAARALHDAAREAVALSLKPNVSDFFPALAAADLQGVRRRFARRVAMVYQMIDEQIERRMRKRPETGGGSSGEKDLLDVVLDISEQGKGDGVVIVNREVIRTFLTDIFLATVDTISSTIEWGMAELLQHPDAMSKVQEELRSVLGSKALVEHPDVDRLPYLRAAIRETLRLHPVVPLVPNEAEETVEIQGHAVPKGCTVLVNLWAVHRDAAAWPEPDWFMPERFLRRRPEEAGFLGTTEFEFIPFSAGRRVCLGLPLATRMVHAMLGSLLHHFEWALPGEVKENGVDMAESLGLTMIMATPLQAIAKSVR, from the exons ATGGCTTTCTTCGTCGTTTGCATTTCCTCGCTTCTGATCATCTCTATCTCTTGGTATGTGTTCCAgctgctcgccgcccgccgccgcaagctTCCTCCTGGCCCCACACCGCTCCCATTCATCGGCAACCTCCTCGACGTCGCGAGCGAGCTGCCACACCGCTCCCTGGCACGCCTCGCCAGACGCCACGGCCCCCTCATGACGGTCCGTCTAGGCACGCTAGTCGCCGTCGTCGCCTCATCTCCGTCCACCGCCCGCGAGGTCCTCCAGACGCACAACGGCAGCCTCACCGGCCGCAGCCCGCCGGACGCATGGCTCGCCTTGGGCCACGCTGCCAACTCCGTCTTCGTCCTCCCGCCGGGCCGCATGTGGCGCGCGCTGCGCAGGATCGGGACGGAGCACCTGCTCTCAGCGAGGCAGCTCGACAGCACGCGGCTGCGACCGGTGCTGCGGGACGCCGTCCTCGACCTTGTCCGCCGCGTgtcggggatggcggcggcggggcggcccgTGGAGGTCGGCCGCGCCGCGTTCGCGGCGATGATGGACCTCCAGTGGCGAGCCATGTTCTCGGCAGGCCTGGatgacgcggcggcgcgcgcgctgcACGACGCCGCGCGGGAGGCCGTGGCGCTGTCCCTGAAGCCCAACGTCTCGGACTTCTTCccggcgctcgccgcggccgacCTCCAGGGCGTGCGGCGCCGCTTCGCGAGAAGGGTTGCGATGGTTTACCAGATGATCGACGAGCAGATCGAGCGGCGGATGCGGAAGCGGCCGGAAACTGGCGGTGGGAGCTCGGGCGAGAAGGACCTGTTAGACGTGGTGCTCGACATCTCGGAGCAAGGGAAGGGCGACGGCGTAGTGATCGTCAACAGAGAAGTGATAAGGACATTTCTCACG GACATATTTCTGGCGACGGTCGACACAATCTCGAGCACAATCGAGTGGGGAATGGCAGAGCTACTACAGCACCCCGACGCGATGAGCAAGGTGCAGGAAGAGCTCAGGAGTGTTCTCGGGTCCAAGGCACTCGTGGAACACCCCGACGTCGACCGTCTCCCCTACCTCCGAGCAGCCATCAGGGAAACGCTCCGGCTGCACCCGGTGGTGCCGCTGGTGCCGAACGAGGCAGAGGAGACGGTGGAGATCCAGGGCCACGCCGTGCCCAAGGGCTGCACCGTGCTGGTGAACCTCTGGGCGGTGCACCGCGACGCCGCGGCGTGGCCGGAGCCGGACTGGTTCATGCCGGAGCGGTTCCTGCGGCGGCGTCCTGAGGAGGCCGGCTTCTTGGGGACCACGGAGTTCGAGTTCATCCCGTTCAGCGCCGGGCGGCGCGTCTGCCTCGGGTTGCCGCTCGCGACACGGATGGTCCACGCCATGCTCGGTTCGCTGCTTCACCACTTCGAGTGGGCACTCCCGGGGGAGGTGAAGGAAAATGGGGTGGACATGGCGGAGAGTCTGGGGTTGACGATGATTATGGCTACCCCGCTGCAAGCTATAGCGAAGAGTGTGCGCTAG